A single window of Pseudomonas benzenivorans DNA harbors:
- a CDS encoding GntR family transcriptional regulator, producing MNEQLQPLKKQPRAGKSSRSGTQDDVVYAHIFDAILEQRLAPGTKLSEEALGEIFGVSRTIIRRALSRLAHEGVVLLRPNRGAVVASPSVEEARQIFYARRMVERAITELAVQHATAEQLAELRQMVEDEHASFARGDRGAGIRLSGEFHLKLAEAAKNAPLISFQRSLVSQTSLIIAQYESGSRSHCSYDEHNQLIDAIEARDAAKAVSLMMHHMDHIDGKLNLDEESASDDLHAVFSHVLQTKKKPGRNGASR from the coding sequence ATGAACGAACAATTGCAGCCCCTTAAGAAGCAGCCGCGCGCGGGCAAGAGCAGCCGCAGCGGGACTCAGGACGACGTCGTTTACGCCCATATCTTCGATGCCATCCTCGAACAGCGGCTTGCGCCCGGCACCAAGCTGAGCGAAGAGGCCCTGGGCGAGATTTTCGGCGTCAGCCGCACCATTATCCGGCGTGCCTTGTCGCGCCTGGCCCACGAGGGCGTGGTGCTGTTGCGGCCGAATCGTGGCGCGGTGGTGGCCAGTCCAAGCGTCGAGGAAGCCCGGCAGATTTTCTACGCCCGGCGCATGGTCGAGCGCGCCATCACCGAACTGGCGGTGCAGCACGCTACCGCCGAGCAGCTGGCCGAGTTGCGCCAGATGGTCGAGGATGAACACGCAAGCTTCGCCCGGGGTGATCGCGGCGCCGGAATCCGCCTGTCTGGCGAGTTCCACCTGAAGCTGGCCGAGGCGGCGAAGAATGCTCCGCTGATCAGCTTCCAGCGCAGCCTGGTGTCGCAGACTTCGTTGATCATCGCCCAGTACGAGAGTGGCAGCCGGTCGCACTGCTCCTACGACGAGCACAACCAGCTGATCGATGCCATCGAGGCCCGCGATGCGGCCAAGGCCGTCAGCCTGATGATGCACCACATGGACCATATCGACGGCAAGCTCAACCTCGACGAGGAGAGCGCCTCGGACGATCTGCACGCGGTGTTCTCGCACGTACTGCAGACCAAGAAGAAGCCTGGGCGAAACGGCGCCAGTCGCTGA
- a CDS encoding methyl-accepting chemotaxis protein, producing MAEAAGRQRESVDMVSTAFHEMVATANEVARSCSQAAESADSGQQQAHVGQQQIDAAVNSVEQLSREISQSAAAMQQLEQDNHNIQSILGTIRSIAEQTNLLALNAAIEAARAGEQGRGFAVVADEVRALAKRTADSTSEIDGLLSGLAQRTREMAKQMHASLEVSQRTVASINEASSSFGLIRESVDVIRDMNAQIATAAEEQHQVAEDINRHITRIHGDAQLVAGLAESARNDSQDLSGLSEELNRLVQRFRT from the coding sequence ATGGCCGAGGCGGCCGGACGCCAGCGCGAATCGGTGGACATGGTTTCCACCGCGTTCCACGAGATGGTCGCCACCGCCAACGAAGTGGCCCGCTCCTGCAGCCAGGCCGCCGAGTCCGCCGACAGCGGCCAACAGCAGGCGCACGTCGGCCAGCAGCAAATCGACGCCGCGGTGAACAGTGTCGAGCAGCTGAGCCGGGAGATCTCCCAGTCGGCCGCCGCGATGCAGCAGCTGGAGCAGGACAACCACAACATCCAGTCGATTCTCGGCACCATCCGCTCGATCGCCGAGCAGACCAACCTGCTGGCCCTGAACGCCGCCATCGAAGCGGCTCGCGCCGGGGAACAGGGTCGCGGCTTCGCCGTGGTCGCGGATGAAGTCCGTGCCCTGGCCAAGCGCACCGCCGACTCGACCTCGGAGATCGATGGCCTGCTCAGCGGCCTGGCGCAACGCACCCGCGAGATGGCCAAGCAGATGCACGCCAGCCTCGAGGTGTCGCAGCGCACCGTTGCCAGCATCAACGAGGCCAGCTCGAGCTTCGGCCTGATCCGCGAGTCGGTCGATGTCATCCGTGACATGAATGCGCAGATCGCCACCGCCGCCGAGGAGCAGCACCAGGTGGCCGAAGACATCAACCGGCACATCACGCGCATTCACGGCGACGCCCAGCTGGTGGCCGGCCTGGCGGAGTCGGCACGCAACGACTCCCAGGACCTGTCCGGCCTGTCCGAGGAGCTCAACCGCCTGGTTCAGCGCTTCCGCACCTGA
- the puuE gene encoding allantoinase PuuE, which yields MSADYPRDLIGYANNPPHPHWPGDARIALSFVLNYEEGGERNVLHGDKESEAFLSEMVAAQPLQGERNMSMESLYEYGSRAGVWRLLKLFDKHAIPLTIFAVALAAQRHPDVIKAMAAAGHEICSHGYRWIDYQYMDEAQEREHMLEAIRILTDLTGERPLGWYTGRTGPNTRRIVREEGGFLYDSDTYDDDLPYWDPASTAANPHLVIPYTLDTNDMRFTQVQGFNTGDDFFKYLKDAFDVLYAEGAEGAPKMLSIGMHCRLLGRPARMAALARFIDYVKGHDKVWFARRVDIARHWHAAHPFKEERAQ from the coding sequence GTGAGTGCCGACTACCCACGCGACCTGATCGGTTACGCCAACAACCCTCCGCATCCGCATTGGCCGGGCGATGCCCGGATCGCCCTGTCGTTCGTGCTCAACTACGAGGAAGGCGGCGAGCGCAACGTGCTGCACGGCGACAAGGAGTCCGAGGCCTTCCTCTCCGAGATGGTGGCTGCACAGCCGCTGCAAGGCGAGCGCAACATGAGCATGGAGTCGCTCTACGAGTACGGCAGCCGCGCCGGTGTCTGGCGCCTGCTCAAGCTGTTCGACAAGCACGCCATTCCGCTGACCATCTTCGCCGTGGCCCTGGCCGCCCAGCGCCATCCGGACGTGATCAAGGCCATGGCTGCAGCCGGCCATGAGATCTGCAGCCATGGCTACCGCTGGATCGATTACCAGTACATGGACGAGGCCCAGGAGCGCGAGCACATGCTCGAAGCCATTCGCATCCTCACCGATCTGACCGGTGAGCGGCCGCTGGGCTGGTACACCGGACGCACCGGCCCCAATACCCGGCGCATCGTCCGCGAGGAAGGTGGCTTCCTCTATGACTCCGACACCTATGACGACGACCTGCCCTACTGGGACCCGGCCAGCACCGCGGCCAATCCCCACCTGGTGATCCCCTATACCCTGGACACCAACGACATGCGTTTCACCCAGGTGCAGGGTTTCAATACCGGCGACGACTTCTTCAAGTACCTGAAGGACGCCTTCGACGTGCTCTACGCCGAAGGGGCCGAAGGCGCACCGAAGATGCTGTCCATCGGCATGCATTGCCGCCTGCTCGGCCGGCCGGCGCGCATGGCCGCGCTGGCGCGCTTCATCGACTACGTCAAGGGCCATGACAAGGTCTGGTTCGCTCGCCGCGTCGACATCGCCCGTCACTGGCACGCCGCCCACCCGTTCAAAGAGGAGCGCGCACAATGA
- the uraD gene encoding 2-oxo-4-hydroxy-4-carboxy-5-ureidoimidazoline decarboxylase, with protein MSRFQTLTPSQLSRADFVQAFADIYEHSPWVAEQAYDLGLDSGLDEVDGLHQRMADLLLSASREAQLALINAHPDLAGKAAVRGELTASSTSEQAGAGINQCTAEEFARFTELNDAYKAKFGFPFIMAVKGSDRHQILAAFEERIHNSPEQEFTRALAEINKIALFRLQQL; from the coding sequence ATGAGCCGCTTTCAGACCCTGACGCCGTCGCAACTCTCGCGCGCGGACTTCGTCCAAGCCTTCGCCGACATCTATGAACACTCGCCCTGGGTGGCCGAACAGGCCTACGACCTGGGCCTGGACAGCGGCCTCGACGAAGTCGACGGACTGCATCAGCGCATGGCCGACCTGCTGCTCAGCGCCAGCCGCGAAGCCCAGCTGGCCCTGATCAACGCTCACCCGGATCTGGCCGGCAAGGCTGCGGTACGCGGCGAGCTGACCGCCTCCAGCACCTCCGAACAGGCCGGCGCCGGGATCAACCAGTGCACCGCCGAAGAGTTTGCCCGCTTCACCGAATTGAACGACGCCTACAAGGCGAAGTTCGGCTTCCCCTTCATCATGGCGGTCAAGGGCAGCGATCGGCATCAGATCCTGGCGGCCTTCGAGGAGCGCATCCACAACTCGCCGGAGCAGGAGTTCACCCGCGCCCTGGCCGAGATCAACAAGATCGCGCTGTTCCGCCTGCAGCAACTCTAG
- the alc gene encoding allantoicase, which produces MKAYAVPFEKYVNLADARLGTKAISVTDDWFADVNRLFQPTPAVWKEGVFDDNGKWMDGWESRRKRFEGYDSAVIRLGVPGSIKGVDIDTSFFTGNFPPSASLEGCFVAEGDPTDATEWTEVLPAVELQGNNHHYHEIANAQAFTHLRFNIYPDGGVARLRVYGVPFRDWSSVGDNEQVDLAAALNGGRALACSDEHFGRMSNILNPGRGINMGDGWETARRRTPGNDWVIVALGHPGEIERIVVDTLHFKGNYPDSCSIQGAFVKGGTDSQIETQSLFWRELLPSQKLSMHAEHEFVEQIQALGPITHVRLNVLPDGGISRLRLFGKVSK; this is translated from the coding sequence ATGAAAGCTTACGCCGTACCCTTCGAGAAATACGTCAACCTCGCCGACGCCCGCCTCGGCACCAAGGCCATCTCGGTCACCGACGACTGGTTCGCCGACGTCAACCGCCTGTTCCAGCCGACGCCCGCGGTGTGGAAGGAAGGCGTGTTCGACGACAACGGCAAGTGGATGGATGGCTGGGAATCGCGGCGCAAGCGCTTCGAAGGCTATGACAGCGCGGTGATCCGCCTGGGCGTGCCCGGCTCGATCAAGGGCGTGGACATCGACACCAGCTTCTTCACCGGCAACTTCCCGCCGTCCGCCTCCCTGGAAGGCTGCTTCGTCGCCGAGGGCGACCCGACCGACGCCACCGAGTGGACCGAGGTGCTGCCGGCGGTGGAGCTGCAGGGCAACAACCACCACTACCACGAGATCGCCAACGCCCAGGCCTTCACCCACCTGCGCTTCAACATCTACCCCGATGGCGGCGTCGCCCGTCTGCGCGTCTATGGCGTGCCGTTCCGCGACTGGTCCTCGGTCGGCGACAACGAGCAGGTCGACCTGGCCGCCGCGCTGAATGGCGGACGCGCCCTGGCTTGCTCCGATGAGCACTTCGGCCGCATGAGCAACATCCTCAACCCGGGCCGCGGCATCAATATGGGCGATGGTTGGGAGACCGCGCGCCGCCGCACCCCGGGCAACGACTGGGTGATAGTCGCCCTCGGCCATCCCGGCGAAATCGAGCGCATCGTCGTCGACACCCTGCACTTCAAGGGCAACTATCCGGACAGCTGCTCGATCCAGGGCGCCTTCGTCAAGGGCGGCACCGACAGCCAGATCGAAACCCAGAGTCTGTTCTGGCGCGAGCTGCTGCCGAGCCAGAAACTGTCCATGCACGCCGAGCACGAGTTCGTCGAGCAGATCCAGGCCCTCGGCCCGATCACCCATGTACGCCTGAACGTGCTCCCCGACGGCGGCATCAGCCGTCTGCGCCTGTTCGGCAAAGTCAGCAAGTAA
- a CDS encoding NCS2 family permease yields the protein MESAKQEQLATHTQRLANPGLLDRFFKLTEHRTSIKTELLAGLTTFVTMAYIIFVNPNIMANAGVDHGAAFVATCIGAALGCFLMGLYANWPVGLAPGMGLNAFFTYTVVGEMGYSWQVALGAVFISGILFMIMSLSRIREWLLNSIPMSLRFAMGAGVGLFLGLIGLKTAGIVVDSPATLLTMGSFGEPSALLAAVCFLLIAVLSHRNVFGAILFSMLGVTAIGWGLGLVEYNGLVSMPPSLAPTFLAMDIAGAFNVTMVSVILAFLFVNMFDTAGTLMGVAHRANLVDEDGKIQNLSKALKADSTSSVIGSMVGCPPVTSYVESASGVAAGGRTGLTAVTVGVLFLAAMFFAPLAGMIPAYATAGALIYVAMLMMSGMAHIDWEDLTDTIPAIVTVVMMPLTFSIANGIALGFLTYATLKLLTGQRDKVSVSLYVLCIIFIAKFAFL from the coding sequence GTGGAAAGCGCTAAACAAGAACAACTTGCGACTCACACCCAAAGGCTGGCGAACCCTGGCCTACTCGACCGCTTCTTCAAGCTGACCGAGCATCGCACCAGTATCAAAACCGAGCTGTTGGCCGGCCTGACGACCTTCGTCACCATGGCCTACATCATTTTCGTCAACCCCAACATCATGGCCAACGCCGGTGTCGACCACGGTGCGGCATTTGTCGCCACTTGCATCGGCGCGGCCTTGGGCTGCTTCCTGATGGGCCTGTACGCCAACTGGCCGGTTGGTCTGGCGCCGGGCATGGGGCTCAATGCCTTCTTCACCTATACCGTGGTCGGCGAAATGGGCTACAGCTGGCAGGTCGCCCTGGGCGCGGTGTTCATTTCCGGCATCCTGTTCATGATCATGAGCCTGTCGCGCATCCGTGAATGGCTGCTCAACAGCATCCCCATGAGCCTGCGCTTCGCCATGGGCGCGGGGGTCGGTCTGTTTCTCGGGCTGATCGGCCTGAAGACCGCCGGCATCGTCGTCGACAGCCCCGCCACCCTGCTGACCATGGGCTCCTTCGGCGAGCCTTCGGCACTGCTGGCCGCGGTCTGCTTCCTGTTGATCGCCGTGCTCAGCCACCGCAACGTGTTCGGCGCCATCCTCTTCAGCATGCTTGGCGTCACCGCCATCGGCTGGGGCCTGGGCCTGGTCGAATACAACGGTCTGGTGTCGATGCCGCCGAGCCTGGCCCCGACCTTCCTGGCCATGGACATCGCCGGCGCCTTCAACGTGACCATGGTCAGCGTCATCCTGGCGTTCCTGTTCGTCAATATGTTCGACACCGCCGGCACCCTGATGGGCGTCGCCCACCGCGCCAATCTGGTGGATGAGGACGGCAAGATCCAGAACCTGTCCAAGGCCCTCAAGGCCGACAGTACCTCCAGCGTGATCGGCTCCATGGTCGGCTGCCCGCCGGTGACCAGCTACGTGGAAAGCGCTTCGGGCGTGGCCGCCGGCGGCCGCACCGGCCTCACCGCGGTGACCGTCGGCGTGCTGTTTCTCGCCGCCATGTTCTTCGCCCCGCTGGCCGGGATGATTCCGGCCTATGCCACCGCCGGTGCGTTGATCTATGTGGCGATGCTGATGATGAGCGGCATGGCGCACATCGACTGGGAAGACCTCACCGACACCATCCCGGCCATCGTCACCGTGGTCATGATGCCGCTGACCTTTTCCATCGCCAACGGCATCGCCCTGGGCTTCCTGACCTATGCCACGCTGAAGTTGCTGACCGGCCAGCGCGACAAGGTTTCAGTCAGCCTCTACGTGCTGTGCATCATCTTTATCGCCAAGTTCGCCTTCCTGTAA
- the uraH gene encoding hydroxyisourate hydrolase, protein MGRLTTHVLDAAHGCPGSALKIELYRVEGEQLELLTSVQTNHDGRCDAPILQGEDFRSGVYQLHFHAGDYYRGRGVALPSPAFLDVVVLRFGIDADQDHYHVPLLISPYSYSTYRGS, encoded by the coding sequence ATGGGACGATTGACGACACATGTTCTGGATGCGGCGCACGGCTGCCCCGGCAGCGCGCTGAAGATCGAGTTGTACCGCGTCGAAGGCGAGCAGCTTGAGCTGCTCACCAGTGTGCAGACCAACCATGATGGCCGCTGCGACGCGCCGATTCTGCAGGGCGAGGATTTCCGCAGTGGCGTCTATCAACTGCATTTCCATGCCGGCGACTACTACCGTGGGCGCGGCGTGGCGCTGCCCAGTCCCGCATTTCTCGATGTGGTGGTGCTGCGCTTCGGCATCGATGCCGACCAGGATCACTACCACGTGCCGCTGCTCATCTCGCCTTACAGCTACTCCACCTACCGCGGAAGCTGA
- a CDS encoding ureidoglycolate lyase: MRKLIIEPLSKETFAPFGDVIETDGSEFFMINNGSTRRYHKLATVETAEPQDQAIISIFSAEALDMPLTVRMLERHPLGSQAFVPLLGHPFLIVVAPLGDAPVSGLVRAFRSNGRQGINYHRGVWHHPVLTIEKRDDFLVVDRSGSGNNCDEHFFTETEQLLLDPHQ, encoded by the coding sequence ATGCGTAAACTGATCATCGAGCCCTTGAGCAAAGAAACCTTCGCCCCCTTCGGCGACGTTATCGAAACCGACGGCAGCGAGTTCTTCATGATCAACAACGGGTCGACTCGCCGCTACCACAAGCTGGCGACGGTCGAGACGGCCGAGCCGCAGGATCAGGCGATCATCAGCATCTTCAGTGCCGAGGCCCTGGACATGCCGCTGACCGTGCGCATGCTGGAGCGCCATCCGCTGGGCAGCCAGGCCTTCGTGCCGCTGCTCGGCCACCCCTTTCTGATCGTGGTCGCGCCACTTGGCGATGCACCTGTATCAGGCTTGGTCCGCGCCTTCCGCAGCAACGGCAGGCAGGGCATTAATTACCATCGCGGCGTCTGGCACCACCCGGTGCTGACGATCGAAAAGCGGGATGACTTCCTGGTGGTTGATCGCAGTGGTTCTGGCAACAACTGCGATGAGCATTTCTTTACCGAGACAGAGCAACTGCTCCTCGACCCCCACCAATAA
- the xdhC gene encoding xanthine dehydrogenase accessory protein XdhC has protein sequence MSWISALAELQQQGEPCVLVTIIEERGSTPRNAGSKMVVTAERIFETIGGGHLEYKAMELARDMLENRSQDTRLERFSLGASLGQCCGGATVLLFEPMGQPQAQIAVFGAGHVGRALVPLLASLPCRVRWIDSRENEFPAQIPPGVEKVVNDEVVDEVDSMPPGSYYIVMTHNHQLDLELTAAILARNDFAYYGLIGSKSKRAKFEHRLRDRGFAADVVQRMRCPMGLAEVKGKLPVEIAVSIAGEVIATYNATFGEHKRSEQRKKAEPVTRLLPSSRRNQA, from the coding sequence ATGAGCTGGATCAGCGCCCTGGCCGAACTGCAGCAGCAAGGCGAACCTTGCGTGCTGGTGACCATCATCGAGGAGCGTGGCTCGACTCCGCGCAACGCCGGCTCGAAGATGGTCGTCACCGCCGAGCGGATCTTCGAGACCATCGGCGGCGGCCACCTGGAATACAAGGCGATGGAACTGGCCCGCGACATGCTCGAAAACCGCAGCCAGGACACCCGCCTGGAGCGCTTCAGCCTCGGCGCCAGTCTCGGCCAGTGCTGCGGCGGGGCCACCGTCCTGCTGTTCGAGCCCATGGGCCAGCCACAGGCGCAGATCGCCGTGTTCGGTGCCGGCCATGTCGGTCGCGCCCTGGTGCCACTGCTCGCCAGCCTGCCCTGCCGGGTGCGCTGGATCGACTCGCGGGAGAACGAGTTTCCCGCGCAGATTCCCCCAGGCGTTGAGAAAGTGGTCAATGACGAGGTGGTCGACGAAGTCGACAGCATGCCGCCCGGCAGCTACTACATCGTCATGACCCACAACCATCAGCTCGACCTGGAACTGACCGCCGCCATTCTGGCGCGCAACGACTTCGCCTACTACGGCCTGATCGGCTCCAAGAGCAAGCGCGCCAAGTTCGAACACCGCCTGCGCGACCGCGGTTTCGCCGCCGACGTGGTGCAGCGCATGCGCTGCCCCATGGGCCTGGCCGAGGTCAAGGGCAAGCTGCCGGTGGAAATCGCCGTGTCCATCGCCGGCGAGGTGATAGCCACCTACAACGCCACCTTCGGCGAGCACAAGCGCAGCGAACAACGCAAGAAAGCCGAACCGGTGACCCGGCTGCTGCCCAGCTCCCGCAGAAACCAAGCCTGA
- a CDS encoding LysE family translocator, which produces MSLETWLLFASAALIVILIPGPLSLLMVSNSLNYGLRRSLPAFLGGVSASICLLSASALGLGALLLASERLFTLLKLIGALYLFFLAWQSWQQSRQAATPAKAQEQPVNPSFRSMFWKAFGLGASNPKDILFFAAFLPQFISAEQAILSQLLVLIITWAVLDLGCKLFYGLSAHGAARYLRSGKGQVWFNRVSAGLFASAATASLLSR; this is translated from the coding sequence ATGAGTCTGGAAACCTGGTTGCTGTTCGCAAGCGCCGCACTGATCGTGATTCTGATCCCCGGCCCCTTGTCCCTGCTGATGGTCAGCAACAGCCTGAACTATGGCCTGCGTCGTTCCCTGCCGGCATTCCTCGGCGGGGTCTCGGCCTCGATCTGCCTGCTCAGCGCCTCGGCATTGGGCCTGGGCGCCCTGCTGCTGGCGTCGGAACGCCTGTTCACGCTGCTCAAGCTGATCGGTGCCCTGTACCTGTTCTTCCTCGCCTGGCAGAGCTGGCAGCAGTCGCGCCAGGCCGCCACGCCGGCCAAAGCCCAGGAGCAGCCAGTCAATCCGAGCTTCCGCAGCATGTTCTGGAAGGCTTTCGGCCTGGGCGCCAGCAACCCCAAGGACATCCTCTTCTTCGCCGCCTTCCTGCCCCAGTTCATCAGCGCCGAGCAGGCGATCCTCAGCCAGCTGCTGGTGCTGATCATCACCTGGGCCGTGCTGGACCTTGGCTGCAAGCTGTTCTACGGACTCAGTGCCCACGGCGCCGCGCGCTACCTGCGCTCGGGCAAGGGCCAGGTCTGGTTCAACCGGGTCAGTGCCGGGCTGTTCGCCAGTGCCGCTACCGCCTCCCTGCTAAGCCGCTGA
- a CDS encoding IS1595 family transposase, which produces MDTQAFHHWLAQLSQLSAHQKSTLHQALRNPPATEVLDCLPALQRCPHCQTNANQLAPWGWSRSLRRYRCRSCRRTCTARSATGLARLHYPERWKDYAQALIDGLSVRKAAQACGISKNTAFLWRHRFLAAAAEHHATHEAGIVEVDETFFLESFKGQRQLPRPPRKRGGVSVTRGTGKDQIPVMVVRDREGHTADFKLAKLDANHVREALMPLIDREAVLCSDGAAVYASFARAQGITHQVVHARPGQRVRQGAFHIQNVNAYHSRLKSWMTRFHGVATRYLPNYLGWRRMLERYQRNIRPAHCIQEAVGRTLQHAIGT; this is translated from the coding sequence ATGGATACTCAAGCCTTTCACCACTGGCTGGCTCAACTGAGCCAACTCAGCGCCCATCAGAAATCTACGCTTCATCAGGCACTGCGGAACCCGCCGGCGACAGAAGTGCTCGATTGCCTGCCGGCGCTGCAGCGTTGCCCGCATTGCCAGACCAATGCGAATCAGCTTGCGCCCTGGGGTTGGTCGCGCAGTCTGCGCCGCTATCGTTGCCGTAGTTGTCGACGGACTTGCACCGCGCGCTCAGCAACAGGCCTTGCCCGCCTGCACTACCCCGAACGCTGGAAAGACTACGCCCAGGCACTGATTGACGGGCTTAGCGTGCGCAAGGCGGCCCAGGCATGCGGCATCAGCAAAAACACCGCTTTCCTCTGGAGGCACCGCTTCCTGGCTGCAGCGGCTGAGCATCACGCCACGCATGAGGCAGGGATTGTCGAAGTGGATGAGACGTTCTTTCTGGAGTCCTTCAAGGGCCAGAGGCAGTTGCCTCGGCCGCCCCGTAAACGAGGTGGGGTGAGCGTGACCCGCGGCACGGGTAAAGACCAGATCCCGGTGATGGTGGTGCGCGACCGGGAGGGCCACACCGCTGACTTCAAGTTGGCCAAGCTCGATGCCAATCATGTGCGAGAGGCGTTGATGCCGCTGATCGACCGGGAGGCCGTGCTCTGCAGTGACGGGGCGGCAGTCTATGCCAGCTTTGCCCGGGCACAGGGCATCACCCATCAGGTCGTGCATGCCCGCCCCGGCCAGCGAGTGCGCCAAGGCGCTTTCCATATTCAGAACGTCAACGCCTACCACAGCCGCTTGAAGAGCTGGATGACCCGCTTTCACGGCGTGGCCACCCGCTACCTCCCGAATTACCTGGGCTGGCGCCGCATGCTAGAGCGCTATCAGCGGAATATTCGGCCGGCTCACTGCATTCAGGAGGCGGTAGGCAGAACCCTGCAACACGCTATTGGTACATAG
- the guaD gene encoding guanine deaminase has translation MSTNLKAYRAAILHSLADPAVVGVEASYEYFEDGLLLVEDGQVVQLGHAADLLPKHKAVEVVEYRNALITPGFIDTHIHYPQTGMIASYGEQLLDWLNTYTFPTEQQFADKAHASDVAGIFLKELLRNGTTTALVFGSVHKQSVDAFFESAQALNLRMIAGKVLMDRNAPDYLTDTPESGYADSKELIERWHGKGRLHYAVTPRFAPTSTPEQLALAGKLYREYPGLYMHTHLSENRKEIEWVKELFPERKGYLDVYDHYQLIGARSVFAHGVHLCDEECKRLAETGSAVAFCPTSNLFLGSGLLDLQALEQHGVRVGLGTDVGAGTSFSQLQSLSEAYKVMQLQGKKLDPFKSLYLATLGGANALYLDDKIGNFESGKDADFVVLDYQATPLIAYRMQQAKTLAEKLFALTILGDDRAVRETFAAGQSVHRRD, from the coding sequence ATGAGCACGAACCTGAAAGCCTACCGCGCCGCCATCCTGCACAGCCTTGCCGACCCGGCGGTGGTCGGCGTCGAAGCATCCTACGAATATTTCGAAGACGGCCTGCTGCTGGTCGAGGACGGCCAGGTGGTTCAGCTCGGCCATGCGGCCGACCTGCTGCCCAAGCACAAGGCCGTGGAGGTGGTCGAGTATCGCAACGCGCTGATCACGCCGGGCTTCATCGACACCCACATCCACTATCCGCAGACCGGCATGATCGCCTCCTACGGCGAGCAGTTGCTGGACTGGCTGAACACCTACACCTTCCCCACCGAGCAGCAGTTCGCCGACAAGGCCCACGCCAGCGACGTCGCCGGCATCTTCCTCAAGGAACTGCTGCGCAACGGCACCACCACCGCCCTGGTGTTCGGCAGCGTGCACAAGCAGTCGGTGGATGCCTTCTTCGAATCGGCCCAGGCGCTGAACCTGCGCATGATCGCCGGCAAGGTGCTGATGGATCGCAACGCCCCGGATTACCTGACCGATACCCCGGAGTCCGGCTATGCCGACAGCAAGGAGCTGATCGAGCGCTGGCACGGCAAGGGCCGCCTGCACTACGCGGTGACCCCGCGCTTCGCCCCGACCAGCACGCCGGAGCAGCTGGCGCTGGCCGGCAAGCTGTATCGCGAATACCCGGGCCTGTACATGCACACCCACCTGTCCGAGAACCGCAAGGAAATCGAATGGGTCAAGGAGCTGTTTCCCGAGCGCAAGGGCTACCTGGACGTGTACGACCACTACCAGCTGATCGGCGCGCGCTCAGTGTTCGCCCACGGCGTGCACCTGTGTGACGAGGAATGCAAACGCCTGGCCGAGACCGGCTCCGCCGTGGCCTTCTGCCCCACCTCCAACCTGTTCCTGGGCAGCGGCCTGCTCGACCTGCAGGCCCTGGAACAGCATGGCGTGCGCGTCGGCCTGGGCACCGACGTCGGTGCCGGCACCAGCTTCAGCCAACTGCAATCCTTGAGCGAGGCCTACAAGGTGATGCAGTTGCAGGGCAAGAAGCTCGATCCGTTCAAGTCGCTGTACCTGGCCACCCTGGGGGGCGCCAACGCCCTGTACCTGGACGACAAGATCGGCAACTTCGAAAGCGGCAAAGACGCCGACTTCGTGGTGCTCGACTATCAGGCCACTCCCCTGATCGCCTACCGCATGCAGCAGGCCAAGACTCTGGCCGAGAAACTGTTCGCCCTGACCATCCTCGGCGACGACCGTGCGGTGAGGGAAACCTTCGCAGCCGGCCAGTCCGTGCACCGCCGCGACTGA